Proteins encoded by one window of Arachis hypogaea cultivar Tifrunner chromosome 1, arahy.Tifrunner.gnm2.J5K5, whole genome shotgun sequence:
- the LOC112712176 gene encoding protein FAR1-RELATED SEQUENCE 5-like, which translates to MYEEKHMWATAYIRGKFFARFRTTSRCEGLHSVVARYVGSWYDLTSFVEHFQRCVAHLHFKEFNVDYESTRGVSVKQTCIKLLERYAAELYTHEIFLLFRPFLSRAGSMRVLNIDNNDDCIKYIVCKHGRPDFMWTIDFRQEEMIFMRTCLRMESFGILCEHIVKVLVDRDICEIPQSLVLDRWTKKVKSALNDPSGFTRDAIVISRQNALMEFSKQLAAVAAKVPERYEETRDIIMGLYSSYKAADEGTNQPQSSVAKSSNPYVHQSGVGSRQPSRKKRQRCSVCQMEGHKKTTCPWQKDIDNNVIEDEANGSDDGDMYTKLMANIDSDD; encoded by the coding sequence ATGTATGAAGAGAAGCATATGTGGGCTACTGCATATATAAGGGGAAAATTCTTTGCTAGATTTAGAACTACCTCAAGATGTGAAGGTTTACACTCAGTTGTGGCAAGGTACGTGGGGTCGTGGTATGATTTGACAAGTTTTGTAGAGCATTTTCAAAGGTGTGTTGCACACTTgcattttaaagaatttaatgtTGATTATGAATCTACACGTGGGGTGTCCGTCAAGCAGACTTGTATAAAGCTGCTAGAGAGATATGCTGCTGAGTTATACACTCATGAGATATTTCTTCTGTTTCGGCCATTTCTCTCTAGAGCTGGATCAATGCGGGTGCTAAACATAGATAATAACGATGATTGCATAAAGTACATTGTGTGTAAGCATGGGAGGCCCGATTTTATGTGGACCATTGATTTTCGTCAAGAAGAAATGATCTTCATGCGTACCTGTTTAAGAATGGAGTCATTTGGAATTCTCTGCGAACATATTGTGAAAGTTTTGGTTGACAGAGACATTTGTGAGATTCCCCAGTCATTGGTATTGGATAGATGGACAAAAAAGGTTAAATCAGCACTCAATGATCCAAGTGGGTTCACCAGGGATGCTATTGTTATTAGTCGTCAAAATGCCTTGATGGAATTTTCGAAGCAATTGGCTGCTGTTGCTGCTAAAGTACCAGAGAGATATGAAGAGACACGTGACATAATTATGGGATTGTACTCATCTTACAAGGCTGCAGACGAAGGCACTAATCAACCTCAGTCAAGTGTAGCTAAAAGTAGCAATCCGTATGTGCATCAAAGCGGTGTAGGCTCAAGACAACCATCTAGGAAGAAGCGGCAACGTTGTAGTGTTTGTCAAATGGAAGGACATAAGAAAACAACATGTCCTTGGCAAAAGGACATTGACAACAACGTTATAGAAGATGAAGCTAATGGTTCGGATGATGGCGACATGTATACCAAACTGATGGCTAATATAGATAGTGATGATTAA